From a single Metopolophium dirhodum isolate CAU chromosome 6, ASM1992520v1, whole genome shotgun sequence genomic region:
- the LOC132946841 gene encoding high affinity copper uptake protein 1 isoform X2 has translation MSHDHHNHNHHAIENHEHTTESGDSCCPGSDAPASSGQHMMHHMMSMSFHFGTNETVLFDWWKFSTTSGLVYSMIGIFLMATLYEGLKYFREYLFWKSYNAIQYRSVQIPLEKGPNDPVSQPTMFSITHLLQTFLHIIQISISYLLMLIFMTYNVWLCLAVLFGATLGYFLFGWKKSVVVDVTEHCH, from the exons ATGAGTCACGATCATCACAATCACAATCACCATGCAATAGAAAATCATGAGCATACTACCGAAAGCGGCGATTCCTGCTGTCCTGGATCTGATGCGCCAGCAAGCAGTGGACAACATATGATGCATCATATGATGTCT atgtcaTTTCATTTTGGTACTAATGAAACTGTATTGTTTGATTGGTGGAAATTTTCTACAACCAGTGGTCTAGTGTATTCAATgattggaatttttttaatggcAACATTATACGAGGGATTGAAATATTTCAG agaatatttattttggaaatCTTATAATGCTATACAGTATAGATCAGTACAAATTCCATTAGAAAAAGGACCAAATGATCCTGTTTCAca gccCACAATGTTCAGTATAACACATTTGCTTCAAACATTCCTGCACATAATTCAAATATCCATCAGTTATTTATTGATGTTGATATTTATGACGTACAATGTTTGGTTATGCTTAGCTGTTTTATTTGGCGCTACTTTGGGTTACTTCTTATTTGGATGGAAAAAATCAGTTGTTGTTGATGTCACAGAACATTGTCACTGA
- the LOC132946841 gene encoding high affinity copper uptake protein 1 isoform X1 translates to MSHDHHNHNHHAIENHEHTTESGDSCCPGSDAPASSGQHMMHHMMSMSFHFGTNETVLFDWWKFSTTSGLVYSMIGIFLMATLYEGLKYFREYLFWKSYNAIQYRSVQIPLEKGPNDPVSQMVGKVLLKQPLPTMFSITHLLQTFLHIIQISISYLLMLIFMTYNVWLCLAVLFGATLGYFLFGWKKSVVVDVTEHCH, encoded by the exons ATGAGTCACGATCATCACAATCACAATCACCATGCAATAGAAAATCATGAGCATACTACCGAAAGCGGCGATTCCTGCTGTCCTGGATCTGATGCGCCAGCAAGCAGTGGACAACATATGATGCATCATATGATGTCT atgtcaTTTCATTTTGGTACTAATGAAACTGTATTGTTTGATTGGTGGAAATTTTCTACAACCAGTGGTCTAGTGTATTCAATgattggaatttttttaatggcAACATTATACGAGGGATTGAAATATTTCAG agaatatttattttggaaatCTTATAATGCTATACAGTATAGATCAGTACAAATTCCATTAGAAAAAGGACCAAATGATCCTGTTTCAca aATGGTTGGAAAGGTGCTTTTAAAACAACCCCT gccCACAATGTTCAGTATAACACATTTGCTTCAAACATTCCTGCACATAATTCAAATATCCATCAGTTATTTATTGATGTTGATATTTATGACGTACAATGTTTGGTTATGCTTAGCTGTTTTATTTGGCGCTACTTTGGGTTACTTCTTATTTGGATGGAAAAAATCAGTTGTTGTTGATGTCACAGAACATTGTCACTGA
- the LOC132946839 gene encoding ER degradation-enhancing alpha-mannosidase-like protein 3 — translation MIKVLGLISLVAFATAHDQPFSGSFMSKEEKLGLMEKAKEMFYHAYTNYMEHAYPADELMPLSCKGRWRTKENNRGDMDDVLGNYSLTLIDTMDTLVVLGDLPEFDRAVSKVVTSVTFDRDVVVSVFEINIRVLGGLLSGHIFAQHFKENSNHLQWYNGELLAMAKDLGYRLMPAFNTTTGIPYSRVNLRYGIKKDQLHHYQETCTACAGSMILELAALSRLSGIPIFEEKAHRSMDSLWSLRHRSSNLMGTVLNVDSGDWVRRDSGVGAGIDSYYEYCLKAYVLLGESRYLSRFNKHYASIMKYISQGPMLLDVHMHRPQINSKNFMDALLAFWPGLQVLSGDLKPAIETHEMLYQVVQKHNFIPEAFTTDFQVHWGQHPLRPEFLESTYFLYKATGDPHYLNVGRQVLNSLQKYARVECGFAAVKDVRTTANEDTMDSFVLAETFKYLYLLFAESEDLIINIDEYLFTTEGHLLPLYLSVQPQNYTDADKILDEDTDLPKRSCPSFDNLLTESIRKPLKNMVDGLCPNRKSRIEAREFAKVFQFGNENHMQRIKAMGIVVTKLPNGLPLLFMNSSHESSPDDQIDGHEFLTELNIIMKDVNQKEKINSAKSVSFDDQDGQKMSLYAGAANFGLPLNLGHKVAARIAIANPVKGCETLINPGVVKEKIVLVERGDCMFIEKARKLQEAGAVGGIVIDNATDSSVITSRAFSMSDDGIDDVSIPLVFLFASEARPLLDMLNINPDLLVTISELPKDTEAEIDSVEDTGTMINNSIDKLKKIIGDIMTSNDPTQDQVSDLLKWKGYSSIDKQTFLKLLMEARKGIINKNDDIIKVDELPPSKQKISENDTRRKVDPDEN, via the exons ATGATAAAGGTGTTAGGTTTGATTTCCCTAGTGGCATTTGCCACTGCTCATGACCAGCCTTTTTCTGGTTCGTTCATGAGCAAAGAAGAGAAACTTGGTCTGATGGAAAAAGCAAAAGAAATGTTCTATCATGCATACACAAATTATATGGAACATGCATATCCTGCTGATGAACTCATGCCATTAAGTTGTAAAGGGCGATGGAGAACAAAAGAGAATAACCGCGGTGACATGGACGATGTACTTGGAAACTACTCTCTAACTTTAATTGATACGATGGATACACTGGTTGTCCTTGGTGATTTACCAGAGTTTGATCGTGCTGTTTCAAAAGTGGTGACAAGTGTGACATTTGATAGAGATGTCGTTGTATcagtatttgaaattaatattagagTTTTGGG aGGCTTATTGTCTGGACACATTTTCGCAcaacattttaaagaaaattctAATCATTTGCAATGGTATAATGGAGAACTATTAGCCATGGCCAAAGATTTGGGGTATAGATTAATGCCAGCTTTTAATACAACAACAGGAATACCATATTCtaga GTTAATTTAAGATATGGTATCAAAAAAGATCAACTCCATCATTATCAAGAAACATGTACAGCTTGTGCCGGAAGTATGATTTTAGAATTGGCAGCTTTGTCACGTTTGtctggtatacctatatttgag GAAAAAGCTCACAGGTCAATGGATAGTTTGTGGAGTTTAAGGCATCGGTCTTCCAATCTTATGGGAActgttttaaatgttgattctGGTGATTGGGTTCGAAGAGATTCTGGAGTTGGAGCCGGTATTGATTCATACTATGAGTATTGTTTAAAAGCTTATGTTTTACTTGGAGAGAGTCGTTACTTATCCAGATTTAATAAG catTATGCTTCTATTATGAAGTATATAAGTCAAGGTCCTATGTTATTGGATGTTCATATGCATCGACctcaaataaattctaaaaattttatGGATGCATTGTTAGCTTTTTGGCCTGGTTTACAAGTACTTAGTGGCGATCTAAAACCAGCAATAGaaacacatgaaatgttgtATCAAGTGGTACAAAAACATAACTTTATACCGGAAGCATTTACTACTGATTTTCAG GTACATTGGGGACAACATCCTTTGAGACCTGAATTTTTAGAGTCAacatactttttatataaaGCTACTGGCGATCctcattatttaaatgttggTCGGCAAGTCCTAAATTctttgcaaaaatatgcaagAGTAGAATGTGGATTTGCTGCTGTTAAGGATGTTCGAACCACTGCAAATGAagacac aatgGATTCGTTTGTGCTAGCTgaaacatttaagtatttatacttattgtttGCTGAATCTGAAGATCTCATAATCAATATTGATGAATATTTATTCACAACTGAAGGTcatttattacctttatatttatcTGTTCAACCGCAAAATTATACAGACGCTGAtaag attttagatGAAGATACTGATCTACCTAAAAGATCATGTCCGAGTTTTGACAATTTACTTACAGAATCTATAAGAAAACCATTGAAAAACATGGTTGATGGACTATGTCCTAATCGCAAATCAAGAATAGAAGCGAGAGAGTTTGCAAAAGTTTtccaa TTTGGCAATGAGAATCATATGCAGAGAATAAAAGCAATGGGAATTGTGGTAACTAAACTTCCAAATGGCCTTCCTCttctttttatgaattcttctcat gaAAGCAGTCCAGATGATCAAATAGATGGAcatgaatttttaactgaacTAAACATTATTATGAAAGATGTTaaccaaaaagaaaaaattaactcTGCTAAATCAGTGTCATTTGACGACCAAGATGGacaaaaaatgtctttatatgCCGGTGCTGCCAATTTTGGCCTCCCTTTGAATCTCGGTCATAAG gTTGCAGCTCGTATTGCTATTGCAAATCCTGTTAAAGGGTGTGAAACTTTAATTAATCCAGGGGttgttaaagaaaaaatagttttagttGAACGTGGAGACTGCATGTTTATTGAAAAG gcaCGTAAATTACAAGAGGCCGGTGCTGTAGGTGGTATTGTAATAGATAATGCTACTGATTCATCTGTAATAACATCTCGAGCATTTTCTATGTCAGATGACGGGATAGATGATGTAAGTATACCTCTGGTGTTTTTATTTGCTTCAGAAGCTCGACCATTGCTGGATATGCTCAATATCAATCCAGATCTTCTTGTTACAATCAGTGAACTTCCcaaag acACTGAAGCAGAAATTGATTCTGTTGAAGATACCGGAACTATGATCAATAACTCAATAGATAAACTAAAGAAAATTATAGGAGATATAATGACTTCCAATGATCCTACTCAG GATCAGGTGTCTGACCTACTAAAATGGAAAGGATATAGTTCGATTGACAagcaaacatttttgaaattgctCATGGAGGCCAGAAaaggaattataaacaaaaacgaTGATATCATTAAAGTGGATGAACTGCCGCCATCTAAACAGAAAATTTCTGAAAATGATACTCGTAGGAAAGTTGATCCAGATGAAAATTGA
- the LOC132946840 gene encoding splicing factor 3A subunit 3 — translation MDTLIEQQRRYHEERERLVDAMVKEMLWKKSTTRDIINSEHRQKLLLDQYMEGTNKLKEFYEDKDGLRKEEITSITGPNEFAEFYFRLKGIKDFHKKHPNEISVPLSVEFEDLNNLRENPSEEMTNMVDFTDEEGYGRYLDLHECYERYVNLKGVEKVDYITYLSMFDHLFDIPKDRKNSEYRKYVDILLEYLHGYYLRIKPLHDVDNEMDTVRIEFINQWEEGTFPGWPKDTSSALANVGAHLDLYAFSSWEELASLGLDRLKSALMALGLKCGGTLEERAQRLFSTKGKTSLDPSLLAKGKPGKMNRTKEQERQKELAMLEAQVYRFCELLAEQRLATKENVQRRQARTEGERDDSENEASASESDDEQGEDIPYNPKNLPLGWDGKPIPYWLYKLHGLNISYNCEICGNFTYKGPKAFQRHFAEWRHAHGMRCLGIPNTAHFANVTQIEDALALWEKLKTMKHDERWQPENEEEFEDSQGNVVTKKTYEDLKRQGLL, via the coding sequence ATGGATACTTTAATAGAACAGCAACGTCGTTACCACGAAGAACGAGAACGGTTAGTTGATGCTATGGTTAAAGAAATGCTGTGGAAAAAATCTACGACCAGAGATATTATTAATTCCGAACACAGACAAAAATTGTTGCTTGATCAATATATGGAAGGAACTAATAAACTAAAAGAGTTTTATGAAGATAAAGATGGCTTACGCAAAGAAGAAATTACATCCATCACTGGTCCAAATGAGTTTGCtgaattttattttcgtttaaaaGGCATTAAAGATTTTCATAAGAAACATCCAAATGAAATATCAGTGCCGTTATCTGTTGAGTTTGAAGATTTGAATAACCTCCGTGAGAATCCTTCAGAGGAAATGACCAACATGGTAGATTTCACCGATGAAGAAGGTTATGGAAGATATTTGGATTTACATGAATGCTATGAAAGGTATGTGAATTTAAAAGGAGTTGAAAAAGTTGATTACATTACTTACCTATCCATGTTTGATCATTTGTTTGATATTCCTAAAGACCGTAAAAATTcagaatatagaaaatatgtaGATATTTTATTGGAATACTTGCAtggttattatttaagaataaaaccTTTACATGATGTTGACAATGAAATGGATACTGTTCGAATTGAGTTTATAAATCAATGGGAAGAAGGTACTTTTCCAGGTTGGCCGAAAGATACAAGTAGTGCTTTAGCCAATGTTGGAGCACACTTAGATTTGTATGCCTTTTCTTCTTGGGAAGAATTAGCCTCTCTTGGACTAGATCGTTTGAAATCGGCTTTGATGGCATTAGGATTGAAATGTGGCGGAACTCTGGAAGAAAGAGCTCAACGTTTATTTTCGACCAAAGGAAAAACTTCATTGGATCCTTCTTTGTTAGCCAAGGGTAAGCCAGGAAAAATGAACCGCACTAAAGAACAAGAAAGACAAAAGGAATTAGCAATGCTTGAGGCGCAAGTATATAGGTTCTGTGAACTCCTAGCCGAACAGAGATTAGCAACTAAAGAGAATGTTCAAAGAAGACAAGCTCGAACTGAGGGAGAACGCGATGATTCAGAAAATGAGGCAAGTGCTTCAGAGTCTGATGATGAACAAGGAGAAGATATCCCTTATAATCCAAAAAATTTACCTCTTGGTTGGGATGGAAAGCCGATTCCGTATTGGTTATATAAGTTACATGGATTAAATATTAGCTATAACTGTGAGATTTGTGGTAATTTTACGTATAAAGGTCCCAAAGCATTCCAGCGACATTTTGCTGAATGGAGACATGCACATGGCATGAGATGTTTGGGTATACCAAATACTGCACATTTTGCTAATGTCACACAAATTGAAGATGCACTTGCACtttgggaaaaattaaaaacaatgaaacaCGATGAGCGGTGGCAACCAGAGAATGAGGAAGAATTTGAAGATTCTCAAGGAAATGTAGTCACTAAGAAAACTTATGAAGATCTCAAGCGACAAGGCTTAttgtag